Genomic DNA from Magnetococcales bacterium:
GGCAATCATCAGCTCCCTGGATCCCCGCATTCGCGGGGATGACGAGTCAGGGAAGAGTGTCCAATTTTGAGATAGAATTGCTATAGAGCGAGCCAAACGCTTGTTCACTCTGTTCGGAAAGGGATGATGGCGTGGGAATGGGGGTTTAATTTCCAGCTGGAACGACGCTGTTTTCCCGTCTGGCCCGATCCTTTTTTTCCCGCCACTGTTGCAGCACCCGCAAATTACGCTCCTCAATGCTGAGGGGATCCTCAGGCTTTTTATGGATGGCTGAGGGTTGCTGGGCGATGGGTTGGGTGATCGTAGCCGGTTGGGTTGTGCTTGGCTGGGGGATGGGTGCCGCAGGTGGGCTGACCAGAGGTTTTTGGCTGGTCGCGGGCTGGGTGCCGGGTTTCGTAGGTGGGCTGACCAGGGGTTTTTGGCTGGTGGTGGATTTTGGAATGGGATTTTTTTGCTGGCCTGCCCGTTGAAATTGCAGTTTTTCTTCCGGGGTCAATCTGCGCCCCACCTTGTAGGGCACCCCGTCAGGCTGGGCGATCATCTGTTCCACCATGGGCCAGTTGAGCATCACCGGGGTGCGGGGTCTGCGGGCCAGGGCTGCGTTAATCGCCTCATGGGTCCAGCTCTGGAGGCTTTTTTGGGAGCGGCTGGCCAGCTCCTGGGTGATGGGGCGGTGGAGTTCCAGATAGAGTTCGCCATTCAACCAACCCGCTTTGGCTGGACGATGCACAAACACCACCCGATCACCGACGTTGGCGCGCTTGAAAAGCCTGGGGATATCCTCGGGATAGAGACGGATGCAGCCGTGGCTCACCCGGCGACCGATGCCGAAGGGCTGGTTGGTGCCGTGGATGAGATAGCTGGGCCAGTCGAGATAGAGGGCGTGGGTGCCCAGGGGATTATCGGGGCCGGGGCCCACCACCGGGGGAAGTCGCGGATCCTCCTTGCGTACCGATTGGGGCACATACCAGGAGGGGGCGGATTTTTTGCGCACGAGCTTGGTCCAGCCCACCGGGGTCTCAAATCCTTCCCGCCCCACCCCCACTGGATGGCTCCCCACCAAGCCCCGCTCCAGCCGCTGATAGAGGCGCATTTCCGGAAGATTGATCAATATTTTCCAGGGTTTGTCCGGCATGGGGATGATACGTTGCCGGGTAAAGCGCACCTGGGTACCTGCCGGGGGAAGCCAGGGGTTGATGCCGGGGTTGGCATCCATGATTTCGTTATAGCCGAGCCCCAATCCCCGGGCCAGCTCCAGGAGGGTTTCCCCCTGTTTGACTTGATAAAAATAAGGGCCATCCCCCATCACGTCATCCCCTCTGGTGGGGACGGGCCATTGCCAGGGGGCCTCGGGGGAGAGCTGCAAGT
This window encodes:
- a CDS encoding L,D-transpeptidase family protein, which translates into the protein MGVFLCLLAALPAWGGIDRKKIGRKVSLPAISVPAPTEIPEAVPDTPPGEPEIEIPIIPERPKATPPPAVEAPATPTPRLGPEPTPFAINLQLSPEAPWQWPVPTRGDDVMGDGPYFYQVKQGETLLELARGLGLGYNEIMDANPGINPWLPPAGTQVRFTRQRIIPMPDKPWKILINLPEMRLYQRLERGLVGSHPVGVGREGFETPVGWTKLVRKKSAPSWYVPQSVRKEDPRLPPVVGPGPDNPLGTHALYLDWPSYLIHGTNQPFGIGRRVSHGCIRLYPEDIPRLFKRANVGDRVVFVHRPAKAGWLNGELYLELHRPITQELASRSQKSLQSWTHEAINAALARRPRTPVMLNWPMVEQMIAQPDGVPYKVGRRLTPEEKLQFQRAGQQKNPIPKSTTSQKPLVSPPTKPGTQPATSQKPLVSPPAAPIPQPSTTQPATITQPIAQQPSAIHKKPEDPLSIEERNLRVLQQWREKKDRARRENSVVPAGN